A genomic segment from Deinococcus radiopugnans ATCC 19172 encodes:
- a CDS encoding alpha/beta fold hydrolase, with product MTALSRTLAPLPLPPEDGRCSADDRTVKTVTLFRTSPLLLDCGRPLSDVRVAYHTYGEAQEEATLVLHALTGHSAVHEWWPDFLGAGRPLDPAREFIVCANVLGGCAGTDGPAQWQADGLGDLPVSLRDMARVGRALLEHLGVRRVRVIGASMGGLLAYAWLLECPDLVSRAVVIGAPVRHSPWAVGLNSAARAAIRAAPGGEGLKVARMVAMLSYRSPESLAQTQAGQRRPGVHAVTSYLEYQGEKLLARFCERSYLTLTAAMDAFQPGDAELAAIRVPVLAVGISSDVLYPAAEVRAGAAALPNATYWELDSVHGHDAFLMDAGELPGRVGAFLHGG from the coding sequence GTGACGGCCCTGTCCCGCACCCTGGCTCCCCTGCCGCTGCCCCCCGAAGACGGGCGATGTTCCGCCGATGACCGGACGGTCAAGACGGTCACGCTGTTCCGCACCTCGCCGCTGCTGCTGGACTGTGGGCGGCCCCTGAGTGACGTGCGGGTGGCCTACCACACTTACGGCGAGGCGCAGGAGGAGGCCACGCTGGTGTTGCACGCCCTGACCGGCCACAGCGCCGTGCACGAGTGGTGGCCGGACTTTCTGGGCGCGGGCCGGCCCCTCGATCCCGCGCGGGAGTTTATCGTCTGCGCCAACGTGCTGGGCGGCTGCGCAGGCACGGACGGCCCGGCCCAGTGGCAGGCGGACGGACTGGGGGACCTCCCCGTCTCCCTGCGCGACATGGCCCGCGTGGGCCGGGCGCTGCTGGAACATCTGGGCGTGCGCCGGGTGCGCGTGATCGGCGCGAGCATGGGCGGGCTGCTGGCCTACGCGTGGCTGCTGGAATGCCCCGATCTGGTGTCGCGGGCCGTGGTGATCGGGGCGCCGGTGCGCCACTCGCCGTGGGCGGTGGGCCTGAACAGCGCCGCCCGCGCCGCCATCCGCGCGGCCCCGGGCGGCGAGGGCCTCAAGGTGGCGCGCATGGTCGCCATGCTGTCGTACCGCAGCCCCGAGAGTCTGGCCCAGACGCAGGCGGGGCAACGTCGGCCGGGTGTGCACGCGGTCACCAGCTACCTGGAATACCAGGGCGAGAAACTGCTGGCCCGCTTCTGCGAGCGCAGCTACCTGACCCTGACCGCCGCGATGGACGCCTTCCAGCCGGGCGACGCCGAACTGGCCGCCATCCGCGTGCCGGTGCTGGCGGTGGGCATCTCCAGCGACGTGCTGTACCCGGCCGCCGAGGTCCGGGCCGGGGCCGCCGCGCTCCCGAACGCCACCTACTGGGAACTGGACAGCGTCCACGGCCACGACGCCTTTCTGATGGACGCGGGCGAGTTGCCGGGGCGGGTGGGGGCGTTCCTGCACGGGGGCTAG
- a CDS encoding c-type cytochrome gives MSEISNSNERGFSGREIAAAVIFVVLAAVIAYTSYYTGIGMSGGAGAGDMTAAVAQAPVNGESLYASNCAGCHGAGAVGGIGPALLETAAWSPAEFGQAVLHGQAPGGRTLAPVMPRFAESGFGGETATDEQVEAIHSYVKSLQ, from the coding sequence ATGAGTGAAATCAGCAACAGCAACGAGCGTGGATTTTCAGGCCGCGAGATTGCCGCCGCCGTGATCTTCGTGGTGCTGGCCGCCGTGATCGCCTACACGTCGTACTACACCGGCATCGGCATGTCCGGCGGCGCGGGCGCGGGCGACATGACGGCGGCCGTGGCCCAGGCGCCGGTCAACGGCGAGTCGCTGTACGCCAGCAACTGCGCGGGCTGCCACGGCGCCGGGGCGGTGGGCGGCATCGGCCCGGCCCTGCTGGAGACCGCCGCGTGGAGCCCCGCCGAGTTTGGTCAGGCTGTGCTGCACGGTCAGGCGCCAGGGGGGCGCACCCTGGCCCCGGTGATGCCGCGCTTTGCCGAATCGGGCTTTGGCGGCGAGACGGCCACCGACGAGCAGGTGGAGGCCATCCATAGCTACGTGAAAAGCCTGCAATAG